One Brevibacillus choshinensis genomic window carries:
- a CDS encoding spermidine synthase, with the protein MMELLWMAVGVAATLIVAGLIRLYFRFEVRAYVAEDEEPEGKYRILRKVQTPTQRVALVEHEDQLLVYANGYVMFGTTEDEDMYGEALIHVPVSVAQKRERVLLIGAGGGITAREVLRYPDVKEITVIDIDPVMIEFGKTLEPLVKFNQGSLNHPKVRTVVEDGRSFLEKNEEKWDVIILDVPEPTMESLGLSRLYSWEFYSLLRERLNPGGVAGIAGSVLSNTPEYFWTIQATLKAAGFSVLPYHFDVLVEHDEDWGYCVAATRPISPADVNIQVPNRYLNRDRLKDMFHIRYGYWKYWEEDEIQTDRNRVLAYYQNEDM; encoded by the coding sequence ATGATGGAATTATTGTGGATGGCCGTTGGTGTAGCCGCGACATTGATTGTAGCCGGGCTCATTCGACTTTACTTTCGTTTTGAGGTCCGTGCGTACGTAGCTGAGGATGAAGAGCCTGAGGGAAAGTATCGCATTTTGCGAAAAGTGCAGACCCCTACCCAGCGAGTAGCCCTTGTGGAGCATGAAGACCAGCTGCTGGTCTATGCTAACGGCTATGTCATGTTCGGAACAACCGAAGATGAAGACATGTATGGGGAAGCCTTGATTCACGTTCCTGTGTCGGTTGCGCAGAAACGTGAGCGTGTCCTGCTCATTGGAGCGGGAGGCGGCATAACGGCAAGGGAAGTCCTTCGTTATCCGGACGTGAAAGAAATTACCGTGATAGATATTGATCCAGTCATGATTGAATTCGGGAAGACACTGGAACCGCTCGTCAAGTTTAACCAAGGGTCGTTGAACCATCCCAAGGTTCGGACGGTAGTCGAGGATGGAAGGAGCTTTCTGGAGAAAAATGAGGAGAAGTGGGATGTCATCATTTTGGATGTGCCTGAACCCACCATGGAAAGCCTCGGTCTCAGTCGGCTCTATAGCTGGGAGTTTTACAGTCTGTTGAGAGAGCGTTTGAATCCTGGCGGGGTTGCGGGAATCGCTGGTTCGGTTCTTTCCAATACCCCGGAGTACTTCTGGACGATACAGGCCACGCTCAAGGCAGCCGGCTTTTCGGTATTGCCCTATCACTTTGATGTTCTAGTGGAGCATGATGAAGATTGGGGGTACTGTGTGGCTGCTACCAGACCCATTTCACCTGCAGATGTGAACATTCAGGTTCCCAACCGTTACTTGAATCGCGACAGGCTGAAGGATATGTTCCATATTCGCTACGGATACTGGAAGTACTGGGAAGAAGACGAAATCCAGACAGACCGGAACCGGGTGCTGGCGTATTATCAAAATGAAGACATGTAA